The following is a genomic window from Desulfofarcimen acetoxidans DSM 771.
AGGCAGATCGCTGCCATGCATTTCACGAAGTTCAAAAACTATATTATGTATACTGTTCTCACCATGCCCTAAAACAACCAGAAGCTTAGGCTTCAACCTGACCACCTGCCTGCATAGCTCTGAACCAATCGAACCGCCGGCACCGGAAACCAAAACCACCCTGTCCGTTAAATAACCGGCAATCTCGCTTAAATCTACCTCAACAGGCTCTCTGCCCAATAAATCTTCCACCTGAATATCGCGAATATGATTTACGGTCACTTGCCCGCTGATTAACTGGTAAACACCCGGCAATATCTTTAACTTTACCCGTGAATTGTGACACTTCTCGACAGTTTCCTTTATCACTTGTCCAGACACTGACGGCATAGCAATAATTACCTCTTTTATTCTGCATTTTTCGATAATCGACGGCAATTCTTCACGTTTCCCTAATACCGGTATGCCCAGGATAACCATACCCTGCTTACTTGCATCATCATCAATAAATCCTACCGGCAAATACTCACTGTTATGGTTCATTAGTTCGCGAACCACCAGCACCCCGGCATCACCGGCACCAACTATAAGCGTTTTCCTTTTATCCAGCGGGCAGCCGGCCACGATAAATTTCTTCTTCTGCATATATATTCTCCAGTACAACCTGGAGCCGCCAATAAGAATAATGCTAAAAGCCCAGGACATTAATACAACACTTCTGGGTAACGGGGTAAAAATAAAATAGGTCAAAGCAATGACAACAAGTTTTCCTGTTGTAACCGCTTTTACTATGGTCACTAACTCACCTATGCTGGCATAGGCCCATACTCTTTGATAAAGGCCAAAAAAATAAAAAAAGACAAGCATAACAAGCGCACAAACCGGGGCAAAATTAATGTAGTTAACTAGAGCATTGCTTAATTCAGGCCAACTGGGGAAACGGATAAGCAGTGAAACGAGCAAAGACATAATCACCAACAGAAAATCACAGCCCAGCAGAACCAGTAATCTTGCCTTACCCCTCATTTAAAATCACCAAATCCTCTCTTTACAGCAAATTATACTAACAACAGCCATACTTTTCATCTAAGGTTTTATTTACTTCATACGCTCTTAAAATCCTGCAAAATATTAAAAATTTGTTGTATATTTATGTTGTCTATTTATATAAATTCCACCTTGAAGCAAATTTTCCTGCGTCATGTCTATGGCATTTATATCAAAATAATTAAGTTTAGATTAATTATTTATTGAAAATTCTCTGGTGTGAACTCCCCCCGCTTACGCTCCACTAAAAAGCGATGGCTTCCATGATGATAATGTCATGGTTCTGAACCACGTCTAAACTGATCTTGTGTAGAAAATCTTTTCGCTGACTAGCTATCGCAACATGAATTTTAGCCACTTTAGTTTTGGCTTTCCCATAGTTGTGGCGAGATACCTTTTAGTGCGCCTGGAACCGGTAATTTTCACCTTCCGGACCCTTGTATCCTAAAAATACTATAATCCATAAAAGACATAAAACCGCAGGGCATATATAACTGTTTTTGACATAATTACTTATAAGTACTTATTTTACAATGTATAACTTTGAGTTATTGTATATTACACATGTATTACGAAACAGTTTTTTCTGAGTCCGGAATGTAAGATAATGAGCCATCCGAATCTCAATTCCAATTTCGCTGACCAAATTTTACAGGTCTTCCTTAAAAATATTATAATTATTTGAAATATTGTATAGTTTAGAATTGATTCATACAAGTGACTTTCAAAGAAAAGGTCATATGACTTTTTGTAAAACGAAAAAAGGGGCCGGCTTTCAGGTAAAACCTTTTAGCTTAGCCCCTTTAAATATTCCGAGTAAATATAGATACAGGAAAACATGCCTCATGTATGGCGAAGAGATAATTTCCCGTATATTTTTTAAAAGCATACGGACAGCATAAATATCCGCAAAAAATCGGGAATTCCTTTCATGACACACTGCGGAATATGAGGTAATTAAGGATCTACAAAAGTCAATCTCATTGCTGACCATTGTAGTAGTCAGCAAGGGTGAAGTTGACTACGGGGTAAAGTATTCGAGTGGCGACCTAAATTCCATAATATTCTATTTTTTTTCAAATATATCGGCCATAGGATGTTGCAGATTTCTATATGAAGAGAATAATAAACTGTTAAATACTTTAAAGTTTAATATGGTTTAAAAAAATCACTTTCTGTAGTAGAATCAATTAAAATTACTAAAAATTAAAGGGATTTCCGGTTTATATGTCGTATTATCAACAATAAAAGTGTCAGTTTATTGTGTGCATCAAAACCTGGACAAATGGTGTGGGGTGGAAGGTTGTTCTTACAACAATTAAAAGTTAATTTAATGGGTGCAAAAATGCCCATATGCAGACTTATCCCGACTGAGTTTGTTTCTGGGCGTTTATTATTTTCACACAGAAAGAGGTGATTTACTTGGGTGATTTGACAAAAAAAGAGGTTTTGGAGAGAGCAAAGGAAAATGATGTAAAGTTTATCCGGTTGCAATTTACGGATATATTTGGCGCTTTTAAGAATATTGCCATTACTATAGAGGAATTGGAGCGAGCCCTAAATAACGGAGTTATGTTTGACAGTGCGGTAATAGAAGGCTTCGCTCATAACAGGGAGTCTGATATTTATTTGCGTCCTGACCCCTATACCTTTAAAATATTTCCCTGGCGACCCCGTGACGGTGCGGTGGCCCGGTTAATTTGTGATGTTTATAATGCCAAGGGGGATCCATTTGAGGGATGTCCGCGGGCCGCTTTAAAAAGAGTAATAAAACAGGCGAAACAAATGGGTTACTGGCTGCAGTCTGCGGCTGAAATAGAGTTCTTCCTGTTTCGTACTGACGAGCAGGGAAGACCTACCACAGATACCCATGATCAGGCCGGGTACTGCGATTTAACTCCGGTGGATCTGGGGGAAAACGCCCGGCGGGATATGGTGCTGATTCTGGAAAGTATGGGTTTTGAAATAGGTTCTTCGCACCATGAAATATCAGCTGGACAGCATGAGATTGCTCTGAAAGAAGAAGATGCGCTGATTATGGCAGACAACCTGGCTACTTTTAGGTTTGTGGTGCGTACCATTGCCCAGCGCCATGGGCTGCATGCTACGTTTATGCCGAAACCACTGGCAACTTTAAACGGCTCAGGTTTGCACTTGCATCACTCTTTGTGGAAGGATGACGAAAATGTCTTTTACGCACCTTCACATACCAACTGTTTGCAGTTAAGCAAAACTGCTTATTACTATATCGGTGGTTTGATTGAACATGCCAGGGCCTTTACATCAATAACCAATCCTCTGATTAATTCCTACAAAAGACTAACCCTCGGAAAGTTGGCCCCGGCCCTTGTCGCCTGGTCTGAGCAAAACCGCAACACTATGATTCGAGTACCGGCGCAGCGGGAAAGTGGTACTATGATTGTGTTGCGAAGTCCTGACGGAACGTGCAACCCTTACCTAGCCATGGCTGTAATGTTAAAAGCCGGTCTGGAGGGGATTAAGAATAAAATTAAGCCCCCTGCTGCACTGGAAGAAAATCAATTAAACGGGGGCTTAGGTAAATTAATCAGAACTCACGGCTTACCTCATAATCTTGATGAAGCTCTGGATGCTCTGAGCACTAATGAAGTGATTAAAGATGCTCTGGGTGAGTATATCTGGAATCGTTTTCTGGAAGCTAAGGAAGTGGAATGCGAGCGATATAATGCTACGGTGCATCCGTGGGAGATTGATGAGTACCTAAGAAATTATTAGCAGTTTAAAGCCTCGTGTTAGCGTGAGATATTCTACCCGGCACATAAAAACCTAGCCGCCAGTATACAGTATTTTTCCTTTATCGGTGTTGACTTCTTAGTTAAAGATGATATACTAGTATACACAAAAAGTAAGTTAATACTTTGGACAAAGGCGTCCACATATAGAGCTCTTTCAGTAGCTTTATATATGGGCGTCTTTTGCCTTTCTCTACACAGGTTCTTTTGGAATTACTTAAAAGTGCAGAAGGGGTCAGAGACTGTTATTTATAGCCTGTGATGGTATAGCATTTTGTAGTTGCAACAAGAGTAAAGCCGGGGTCTTTATGCCCCGGCTACTTGAAAAATATTTGTTAATATAATATAAGTATTTTCACTCGGTATAAACTATTGAAAGTAACGAGTTGAGTAGATCTTTTACCTTAAACCCAACCGCGGAGTTTCATAGCCTCAACAACCCTGTTGACAGCAACGACATAAGCAGCTTGTCTCATGTTAACTTTACATTCTTTGGAGGCGTTTAATACTGAGTGATAAGCAGGAGTCAATTTTTTGTCCAAACGCTCCTGTACTTGTTTTTCATCCCAATAATACATGTATAGGTTTTGTACCATTTCAAAGTAAGAAACTGTTACCCCGCCGGAGTTGCACAAGAAATCCGGAAGCACATGAACCCCTTTTTCATATAGGATATCATCTGCTTCCGGGGTAGTCGGGCCATTGGCGAGTTCTGCGATAATCTTTGCCTTGATGTTCGGAGCATTATTTTCGGTGATAACGTTTTCTAATGCGGAAGGAATGAGTATATCTACATTTAGTTCCAATAACTCCTCATTGGAAATGTTATCGGCATAACTGAAATCAATTACCGAACCGCTTTCAGTCTTATGGTTATAGACTAATTGGGGATCCAGTCCGTCTTTGTTGTATATGCCTCCCTTACTGTCACTGACGGCTACTATCTTACAGCCGTATAGAGATGAGGCAAGACTAGCTGCGAAATACCCGGCATTGCCATAGCCCTGAATAGCGACAGTGGCATTCGCAAGGTCTACACCGCATTCACCGGCAGCCTCGCGAATAACATACATGCCGCCTCTTGCAGTAGCGTCACCACGTCCGGCGGAACCACCGATTCTGAGTGGTTTTCCAGTAATTACTCCAAACTGATGCTTGCCGGCAAATTTGGAGTATTCATCCATCATCCAAGCCATTATCTGTGGGTTTGTGTAGACATCTGGCGCGGGTACATCTTTTTCCGGACCGATAAACGGCCAAACTTGAGCAATATAACCACGGCTTAAGCGTTCTAATTCACCTTGAGACAGTTCTCTGGGATTACATATAACCCCTCCTTTGCCTCCCCCGAGGGGTATATCGGCTAGGGCGCATTTGAAGGTCATCCAGCCGGCCAGTGCCCGGACAGTATCTATGGTCTCTTCCGGATGGAATCGGATGCCACCTTTAGCCGGGCCGAGGGCATCGTTATACATTACTCTGAAGCCCTGGAATACCTTAATAGAGCCATCATCCATGCGAACAGGTATAGATACATGTAGCTCACGCATGGGTCGCTGCAGAATCTGGTAAATATTAGGGGCCATATTGGTAATTTTTGCACATTGGGCTAACTGTTTTTGTACCATCTCAAAAGGGTTATGACTTGCCATTAACCTACCTCCATTCATTTTACAACTATTTCTAAAATATCTGCTTTTTTGTAGGTAAAAATAGAGTTGTTTAGCCAGGGTTCATTTACTGGCTGGACTGAACAACTTTCACAGTGTTTGTATTGTATCACCGAGTTTGCCCTATAATCGAAGTCATGTGCTTCAAATATTCAAAACCCAAGTAATTGTTCTTGTAGTTACCGTTAGCACTGTTTCAAGTTTATTTTATAACTGCCTGAAGAAATTGGCTAAAGGAACCCTACCCTAACCCAACTAAAAGCATTGATTACTACCCACTCATATTTGTTTTGTACCAGATGCAGTTTTTAGTTGTGAAAGTAATACTTATTTACACAAAAAAAAAGCTATGATGATAGATATTAAATTTTGAGTAGTAATGATGTATAAATAAATTCGTTAACAATTATAATTTTCCTGTAATGAATCATAAAAAATTTGATGATCTATGTATAATTGCCTATTAATAAGGGATATGGATATATTGATTCTTGTATGTAATGGTTAATTACTGCGTATTTGAAGCCAGAACGCGGTTTTTGTAAAATCACGAATATCATATATTAATTAAACATAAGATTAGCTATATACTCTGATGCTTTCTACTCATTTACCGGAATGCTTCTTACTAACTATAGCAATACTCCTGCTGTCAGCTATACTGCCGTTAACAGTGATCATAAAGCTCGTTGTTGACTGAAGAAACGTTTGATGGAAAGTAGGTGTAATTTGCATTCCAACAGTTAAATGTTTAATGTTTGTTAAAAGGTCGTGTTAAATTGTTTTTTCAGTTTGCAACTTCAGAAACGCAATAAGTATCATACCCGGCAAATCTAATAATGAATTAGAAGGAGGTATACGGAGTATGGATTATATCGGTTTAACTGTAAAAGATCTTATAGAGTGTGGTAATACCGGGCATAAGGCTATTATTAACAAGGTTATCGATGAAGTTATGCAAAACGAACAGTTTATTAGATATAGTTATGAGTCATCGGAAAAAATCGCACTTAGCAAAGCTATTATACAAACTGTTGCTGTAATGATTGAACAGAATAACCGTGCTTTGCTAAAGCAACTAAAAGAAATTGGCCTGCAATTAGATAGTAAAAATATTAAATAATTTTTTCTACTGGACACACTGCTTAGATAAGCTTTTACACAGTATGAGTTTACGGAACTCAGGAGATGCCGGGTAGATAGACGGGGATGTAAATGCAGCGATATATAAAAGTTTTTTGATTATAGTAATGTGCATAAATACTTTCATAGCAGAATATAGTCTCAACGCTAATATTAAAATACCTTTCAAAAACCGGGATCAGTACATTGGTTTTCCTATAATAAAAATTGCGTGCGTACTAAAAAGAGTTAACCAACATGAATGCTGGTTAACTCTTTTTGTCCTTTTTCTATGGCACTAATCATAAGAAATAGTGGTATTTGCATATTTTCCTTGGAGTCAGACCCTAAACAATGTCATGCCTATTTACCAGTCTTTTACCAGAGACTGGTCCCAGTAAAAATTTGGAGGGAAAGTTTTTCTCTTTTTAAATTTTTTCGAGCATCAACGGTCAGCATATCTTATTCCCTCTAACCAAGGAGCAAAAAACGACTTATAAAGCTTTTGCCGTCAAGGAGCCCGCGTAGGTATAATTTAGGCGGGATTTTAGGATCTAAAAATTGGCACTTAGCATCAAAGGCTTTTTAATAAAATCCCTGAAAATACTATAATAGCAGTGAGTAAGGAGCCGCATAGAGCGAAACCGGACGATCTACGAAATCCGATTCTTCAAAAGGGACCTTTTTATTAGGTCCATAGACTGAACTTGATGAAGCGTAAACGAGGTGATCCACAGGGTTATATCTGCAGGCTTCAAGAATGTTAAAAAAACCCATGACATTACTCTGTATATATGCATCAGGATTCTCAAGGGAATATCGCACTTCTGCTTGAGCTGCCAGGTTTACTACAATACTCGGCTTATACTCCTGAAAAGTCTTAGTGACTTTCAATATAATTAACCTTGCTTATCAGCACATTAATATCAACCATTAAGAAAGGCCTCCCTTAATGATTTCCTGTACTCACTGTAATAGTATTCGAGATCTATACAATAGTCACCATAAAACTTCATTGTTTTCTCTAGAAAATTACTTAATTCTATATAATCGTTTTCCTGAATCAACACGCCTTTAGAGATAGCTTGAAAGCTTAATTGTACCGGAGTCTTATTTAAATTAATCAAATCTACCTTTTCGGTACCCAGTATATCTGAGATCTGCACATCCAACTCCAGCTCCCGCTCAAGTTTAACATCACTGGTGAAAAAAACAATTCCCAGGTCAAGATCACTATGCGACCCATAATACTCTGTTAAAATAGAACCGAATAAATACAGAGCTACAACATCTTTTTGTTCCTTAATAAAATTTCTCAGCGCCACACACTTTTCAGCCCCAAGAAGCTGTTCAACCTTTTCCATGTTATCACCCTTACATTTATTTCCTCAACTAATTCTAACATAATAAAATTAATTATTAAATTAATTTTCAAAATAATATTATAAAAGACCCAAAAACCGCCAGCGGGTCAGTGCACAGGCATATGAAAACATTAAAAAGCATTGGCTGGATTTCTGCTGAGCCGAATAAAGCAAGGTCATTAAAAATGCATAAATAATGGGTTTGTAGAGCAAATGACTAAACAAAAAGTTTTTAAAGAAGCAGTGTCAAACATTAGGAAAGACCCCACTATTGGATAAGTTAAAACCGGTGACTTAAGTGGGTTATACTCTCTTGACCTCTATCACAACCACACCAACTATGAACTGGCCTATAGGATCTCTAAATTAGAAGATGGCAATATGGTAGTTATTATCATGGCCGGTACTAGAGAAAACTTCTATAAGGAACTTAAACTATACTTGTTCCGATAATAGATATGAGTAGCACCTTCAAGCCACCTATATAGAATTGTATTCTGCTCATTATTCAGATAAAAAATATTACGTACTAAAAAGAATCAACCAGCACGAAGGATGATTAACTTTTTGTATCTTTTTGTATGGCACTAAATCTAAGGAACAGTGGCTATTTTCATATATTGACTGGAGCGAGATTATAGGTGATATTAGTATAATTTAACATTTTATTAAAGAAAACAGATCCAGATAACAATTTGGAAAGAACGTCTTTTTCTTTCCAAATTTTTTCGAGTAAACCCAGCTATTCTTCTGCTTTTTTTACCAACTCGCGATCTTTTATTAGCTCAGAAATCTTATGGCATAGTAAATTATTCTCCAAAACAGCTTTTCTTAAATTGTAAAATGACTTGGAATCGGATGAAATAACCAAAAAGGAAAAGAGGAGCTTTAAAACATCTTCATTCTGCTCGTGATCAATTCTGTTCCAAGCTTCTTCGGTTAGTGCTATTCCGTGACTGTAAGCCATTATTTCAATGCCTTTATGCATATCAGCTAATAGTTCTACAGCTATGACATTTTTCGATTCATTTAAAGTATTCTCTAGTTTGCGAGCAAGAGCAGTTAAATATATCTTTTTATTATCCGGCAATACAGTCTCCTTCGAGTAGTACAAATATAACTCTTCATCATCAATTATATCCTCTTCAATTTCTAAGGACTCAAAGATTGGACTTAGTTTCTCACGTAAACCACTAAGTGCTTGCTTAATTTCCTCAACTCTTTCATTAATTATTTGTTCAATGACTTCCGGGCACACATCAAAATAACGTATCAATACTTCTACTATCTTTTCCCTGCTCATATAAAACTCAATATGCCTGCCACTAAAATACATATCAAGGAATATGCCTCCAAACTGTCCTGCAATTGATAAAGTTACACCCTGTGGGTATTTTAGAACATTCATAAATTTATACCATTCAGGCGGTATTAAAACCCAAGTACTGCAAATTGCCTTTATAAATTCAATAGTACCGAAGATTTGTTCATTATTATTCTCCATACCACATATAATTTCACATAGACCAGCAAAATCTTGCGTCGTGTTTAACCATTCAATGAATAAACTTATAGCTCCCAATTGACATGGAGAATTATATCCCAACAATTGTTGTGTAAAC
Proteins encoded in this region:
- a CDS encoding polysaccharide biosynthesis protein — translated: MRGKARLLVLLGCDFLLVIMSLLVSLLIRFPSWPELSNALVNYINFAPVCALVMLVFFYFFGLYQRVWAYASIGELVTIVKAVTTGKLVVIALTYFIFTPLPRSVVLMSWAFSIILIGGSRLYWRIYMQKKKFIVAGCPLDKRKTLIVGAGDAGVLVVRELMNHNSEYLPVGFIDDDASKQGMVILGIPVLGKREELPSIIEKCRIKEVIIAMPSVSGQVIKETVEKCHNSRVKLKILPGVYQLISGQVTVNHIRDIQVEDLLGREPVEVDLSEIAGYLTDRVVLVSGAGGSIGSELCRQVVRLKPKLLVVLGHGENSIHNIVFELREMHGSDLPIEIVIADIRDRQKINLIFKKYRPSVVFHAAAHKHVPLMELHPDESVKTNVLGTKNLAEAADRVGTDVFIMLSTDKAVNPSSVMGATKRLAELILQQMNSISDTVYAAVRFGNVLGSNGSVVPIFKRQIAQGGPVTVTHPEMKRYFMTIPEAVQLVIQAGAMAQGGEIFVLDMGEPVKIVDLAKCIIDLSGVDCEIKFTGIRPGEKLFEELLTAEEGSSATRHRRIFVANAGSVDLETLELEVFRLRELGEDVVTGDVFKALTVLLPNIKIYRKDMVG
- a CDS encoding YvrJ family protein, with amino-acid sequence MNFSHFSFGFPIVVARYLLVRLEPVIFTFRTLVS
- the glnA gene encoding type I glutamate--ammonia ligase, giving the protein MGDLTKKEVLERAKENDVKFIRLQFTDIFGAFKNIAITIEELERALNNGVMFDSAVIEGFAHNRESDIYLRPDPYTFKIFPWRPRDGAVARLICDVYNAKGDPFEGCPRAALKRVIKQAKQMGYWLQSAAEIEFFLFRTDEQGRPTTDTHDQAGYCDLTPVDLGENARRDMVLILESMGFEIGSSHHEISAGQHEIALKEEDALIMADNLATFRFVVRTIAQRHGLHATFMPKPLATLNGSGLHLHHSLWKDDENVFYAPSHTNCLQLSKTAYYYIGGLIEHARAFTSITNPLINSYKRLTLGKLAPALVAWSEQNRNTMIRVPAQRESGTMIVLRSPDGTCNPYLAMAVMLKAGLEGIKNKIKPPAALEENQLNGGLGKLIRTHGLPHNLDEALDALSTNEVIKDALGEYIWNRFLEAKEVECERYNATVHPWEIDEYLRNY
- a CDS encoding Glu/Leu/Phe/Val family dehydrogenase: MASHNPFEMVQKQLAQCAKITNMAPNIYQILQRPMRELHVSIPVRMDDGSIKVFQGFRVMYNDALGPAKGGIRFHPEETIDTVRALAGWMTFKCALADIPLGGGKGGVICNPRELSQGELERLSRGYIAQVWPFIGPEKDVPAPDVYTNPQIMAWMMDEYSKFAGKHQFGVITGKPLRIGGSAGRGDATARGGMYVIREAAGECGVDLANATVAIQGYGNAGYFAASLASSLYGCKIVAVSDSKGGIYNKDGLDPQLVYNHKTESGSVIDFSYADNISNEELLELNVDILIPSALENVITENNAPNIKAKIIAELANGPTTPEADDILYEKGVHVLPDFLCNSGGVTVSYFEMVQNLYMYYWDEKQVQERLDKKLTPAYHSVLNASKECKVNMRQAAYVVAVNRVVEAMKLRGWV
- the mntA gene encoding type VII toxin-antitoxin system MntA family adenylyltransferase antitoxin, with translation MEKVEQLLGAEKCVALRNFIKEQKDVVALYLFGSILTEYYGSHSDLDLGIVFFTSDVKLERELELDVQISDILGTEKVDLINLNKTPVQLSFQAISKGVLIQENDYIELSNFLEKTMKFYGDYCIDLEYYYSEYRKSLREAFLNG